DNA sequence from the Entomomonas asaccharolytica genome:
CACTATTGATCATAACACGACGTTCGTTATCATTTTTTCCTAAGAAAGGAAGCAAAGTACCGACACCCATATCGTGTCCATCCATGATGGCAAAGCCGATTAATACAACCCCAACTATTAGCCACCAGATCAGTTTTAGTATTTCATAATCTAACATGATTTATCTCCTTGCATCCTACTTAACTGGTTCAGTTAGTACAACAGGGCCTAAGCGAGCATATTTAAACATCAAATACATCTCTGCTACGAGTAAGCCTGTATAGAACACAACAAAGCCAATTAATGATGCTAGTACAGAACCTGCACCAACAGAAGAAGGCGACAGATAAGTAGGTAATACACCAAATACAGTCCAAGGTTGACGACCATATTCAGCTAGGAACCAACCACACATAATGGCAACCCATGGTAATGGAATGGCGTATAAGCAAAATTTAAGAAACCAACGTTTTTCTTGCATGGTGTCTTTAATAGAAAGACGGAACGCATAGATAAACATAAAGATAAACAGGAAGCCTAAGGCAACCATTACACGGAATGACCAGAATAGAGGTGTAACTTTAGGTACACTATCATGAGCAGCCTGTGTAATAATGGCAGGTGTTGCATCTTCCACTTTTTCAACGTATTGGTGAACAAGTAGACCATAACCCAAATCTGCTTGATGTGCTTGCAGTTGTTTTGTTGCAGCAGCATGCTCAGTTGTTTTGGTTTTATCTTTTAGAATATTTAAAGCTTTAACTGCTTCAATACCACTGATAATACGTTGCTCATTTTGGGTGCGGATATCTTTGATACCTGGTAGTTTAGTATCGAAAGAACGAGTGCTGATAATACCTAACACATAAGGAATTCTGATTTCATAATGGTTAGTTTCAGCCTCCTCATCAGGAATAGCAAATAGGGTAAAGCCAGCTGGAGCTTCTTCAGTTTCCCACATGCCTTCTAGTGCGGCTAATTTAGATTTTTGAGATTGGGTAACAGAGTACCCTGATTCATCACCTAAAATTACTACACTTAAGGAAGAAGCAATACCAAAGGCAGCAGCAATACAGAAAGAGCGTTTAGCAAATTCTATATGTTTACCTTTTAATAAATACCAGCCTGAGATACCAAGTACAAACATTGAGCCTGTCACATAGCCTGCAGAAACCGTATGGACAAATTTCTCTTGTGCCATTGGATTAAAGACGATATCAACGAAACTATTTAACTCCATACGCATAGTAATAGGGTTAAAGTGTGCGCCAAGAGGATCTTGCATCCAGCCATTAGCAATCAATATCAATACAGCAGAAAGGTTGGAGCCTAGTGCTAGTAAGATAGTGACCATTAGGTGTTTACCTTTGGATAGTCTATTCCAACCAAAGAAGAATAAGCCAATCATGGTGGATTCTAAGAAGAATGCCATTAAACCTTCAATAGCCAAGGGTGCACCAAAGATATCACCCACATAATGAGAATAATACGCCCAGTTCGTACCAAACTGGAATTCCATAGTAATACCCGTAGTAACCCCTAGAGCAAAGTTAATTCCAAAGAGTTTTCCCCAGAATTTAGTCATCTCCTTGTAAATTTCTTTACCAGTAATAACATAAACAGATTCCATAATAACTAGAATCCATACCAACCCTAGCGTTAAGGGTACAAAGATAAAGTGATACATCCCAGTGATTGCAAACTGCAATCTGGCAAGATCAACAGCACTACCGTCTATCATGATTTAGCTCCTTCTGATAAAGACTGATCTGATTGCTCGTTATAAGTGTTGTGAATACTAAATTTCACTTTATAAAGACGAATCAGTGCGTACCAGAAACAATAAAGTATCAGTACTTTTATAATTACGATTAAAAGCAAATGTTTGCTTAATGGTGGAAACCATCGTTCTCGATTTTTCATCAAAACTCTCCAATCGAGTATGTAATTAACAATCACGGTGCTTTTAATTTACGAAAGCTTATGTAGGCAGAAGCGCTACTTTGTAGCACACGGCACAAACTTTCTATCAATTAAACAAACAACAAATTTATTAATTAACAATAAAAATAACGTTGAGAATATGAAAATTCTTATTAAACAATTGCTTTGATTGAAGGAGGGGCGCGACTAAGAATAGACCAGTAGTTAAGGGAGAGAATGTAAGGATCAGTAACCCTAATCACAGTTTGTGATTTTGGCGTCTCGAATAGAGTTATATAAAATGCAACTAATATCGAGGCAGTATGTAATAAATCACAATAACCACAATTAACGATAGTTGCGAAATCATCACTCTGGTTAGAAGTATGATTGGTGAAAAGGGGTGGTTCTTTTTTAGTTTCTAAAAAATCACTGGGATTTAAGTGGTTCTCTTTGTAAAACTGAGAGGCACATTCAAAATGATTTAATGAAGGGCTATGGTGAGGAGTTTTTTGATATGACTCGCCTAATAGAGCGATCGTTTGAGTAATTACTGGACAGATGGTTATCAGTAATATTGCAAACAAGCCCAAGTAAATGTTAAAACGCTGTAATGCCTTGCGTTTAAACACTGTACTCCTCCAGCGAAATAAAATGTTAATATTTTATATGCGACATTTTCTCACATATGGCTTATTACTTATATGGACAAAATGCCGCATATTGTTATTCTATACATTTTATTTATGTTTGTCATGTATATAAGCTACAGAAAAATTATTATTTTTAAAGAGGGATAGAGAATTATCCCTCCTAGATAAATTTAAGCAGCTAAAATTTTATTAAGATCTTGTTGTGCTATTGTGGTTGGATGTAGCTCAAACTTTTCAACAATAATATTAATAAGATTAGGTGTTAAGAAGGCTGGTAGTGTTGGCCCTGCAAAGATATTTTTAACACCTAATGATAATAGAGTAAGTAAAATTACAATGGCTTTTTGTTCGAACCAAGAAAGTACCAGTGTTAACGGCAGATCATTAACAGTACAGCCTAATCTTTCCGATAAATGAACAGCTAGCATAACGGCAGAATAGGCATCGTTACATTGTCCAACATCTATTAGTCGTGGTAGCCCCTCTATATCTCCAAAACTTTCTTTATTAAAACGGTACTTACCACAGCCTAGAGTCAGAATGGCACAGTCTTGCGGAACATTCATGGCAAATTCATTATAGTAGTTACGTTCGTCACGGCTACCATCACAACCACCTATTAGGAATATATGGCGTAATTTATGTTGACTAACAAGGTTAAGAACTGTATCTGCTGCGCCTAATAAAGTTTTACGAGCAAAACCTATAGTAATTGGATGTTCCAGTTCTGTATGTTGAAAACCAGGTAGGCTTAATGCTTGTGTAATAACATTTGTAAAGTCTCTATCTGCTATGTGTTTTACATCAGGCCAACCGACCATACTACGTGTCCAAATACGGTCTTGATAGTTGCCTACATTAGGGTCAATAATACAGTTCGATGTCATAATGATAGGGCCTGGGAAACCAGCAAATTCAGTTTGTTGATTTTGCCATGCACTACCATAGTTACCCACTAGATGCTTAAATTTATGGAAAGCAGGGTAGGCATGGGCTGGTAACATTTCACCATGAGTATAAACATTGATACCTTTGCCCTCTGTTTGTTTAAGCAGTGCATACAAGTCTTTTAAATCATGACCAGAAACAACAATACATTTACCTTTTACAGGTTTAGTATTGACTGTGCTAGGAATAGGATCACCAAAATTTGTGGTTTCCCCTTTATCTAATAATGCCATAACTCCAAAATTCATCTCACCAATAGCCATCGCATTATCTAATAAGGTATTAATATCTGTTGGTTCAGTGCCAAGCCAACTCATAATTTGGTGATATTGTAAATGTATATTATCATCAGCTTGACCTAATACGTGGGCATGTTCCATATAGGCAGCAGCACCTTTTAGTCCATATAGGCAAAGCATTCTCAAGCCATGTATATCTTCGCTTATTTCTTTTTTTGCCTTTAAAGAAAAAGCTTTAGCTTGTTCCTGTAACACTTTAATGGTATTACCTTGTAATTGTAATAAAGCGAGAGGATGTTCTAAATGTGCAGCGGCATCTTTAGTTTGACATTGTTTGATTAAACGATCTCTTAATTGAATGGCTTCAATGGTATATTCAATAATACGGTTAGAGTCAAAATTAACATTGGTCAAAGTCGAAAAGAAAGCTTTTGGGGAAAAAAGGTTTACTTCTTTATCAATAATATTTAATTCATTTGCCTTGATAGCCCATGCTGATAAGCTTTGTAGGGTGGCTATTAATAGATCTTGTAAGTCTGATGTTTCTGCTGTTTTACCACACATTCCTTTAGCGTAAGAACAACCATTTCCTTGTGTTGTTCTCATTGTTTGTTCACATTGTACACAATACATATTGAGCTACCTCATCATCTACTTATATAAATTTATTACCTGTATTAGATGAGTTATCAATTATTATACCAAAGTATAATAATATAAAAATCAATATCCTAGTAATCGTGTATGTAAATATGACTAGAATTAATTGTAGTCAAAATGATTTATAGAGTTATTTTAACTTAGCAAAGTATGATGATATTTAGTTAATATATTGATGAATTAATGCTTTGCTTGTTGTTGCCAATAGTCAGCTTTTTGTAAGTCTTTATCAACCCCTAGGCCATGTTGATAAAGATAACTTAAGGATTGCATTGCAGCATGGTTGCCAAGTTCAGCTGCTTTAGTAAGCCAGTAATAAGCCTGTTGGTAGTGAGAGGCAATAGATTTATCGTGCAAATAAATATTTGCTATATTTAGCATAGCTTTATCATTATTTAGCGTTGCTGCCTTTTCAAACCATTGCATAGCTAGTTGCTTATTTTGCTCTACACCTTGGCCTGCTAAATAAGCGGAGCCAATAAGATTCATTGCTTGGTCATTGTTTAGTTCGCTGGCTTTTATAAACCAATTCATTGCTTGTTGGTAATCTTGGCTAAAAGGTACTGTACCGTTAGCATAAAAATTACCAATATCAATCATTGCATAACTGTCACCCGTATCAGCAGCTTTGTATAGCCAATCGATTAGTTGCTTATTATCAATTTTTATCTTGGCAGCAGCGCATAGGTTGATATAGTTTTTTATTGCCTGTCGATTACCTGTTGCTGCTTCTTCTTTATATTGATTAAGCTGTGTTGTATTAAGTTGGTAGGTAGCTTTCTCATGGCCTAATAGGCTTGCTTGTTTAAACCAAGATTTTGCTTGATTGGCATCTTGTTGGGTACCTTCGCCTGTTTGATAAATAATACCAAGGTTATATATAGCATCACTAGAACCAGCCTTAGCTGCCTCTAAAAAGTAGTTTATTGCTTTACTATAATTTTGAGGGATTACTTCACCAAAATAATAGATTGTCCCTAAGTTATAGGCAGCTTTGGCATTACCTTGTTGGTAGGCCTTTTCTAACCAATAAATGGCTTCATTAATGTCTTTATCAACGCCTTCGCCTGTTAAATATAAAATACCAATATTTAACATAGCTGTATCATTATGATTTTTTGCTGCTTTTAAATATAAGTTAGCTGCTTTTTCAGGATTTTTTAAAGTGCCTAATCCATTGTCATATAAACTAGCAAGATTGACCAAGGCTTTAGTATTGCCTAGTTCAACTGCTTTTTCATACCAATATTTTGCCATCTGGTAATCAGTTTCGACAATATCGCCTGTTAGATAATGATTGGCTAGCTCATACATGGCTTCATTATCATCTTGTTCAGCTTTTTGTTTCAGTATCTCAATAATGACGTTATTAATTGTTTTAATGGCTTTGGGTTGCCCAAGTTTGGCTGCTTGTTGATACCAGTTGAGTGCTTTTGATAAATCTTGCTTTGTGCCTAGACCTCGATAATAGAGTGTTGCAAGGCTAAACATTGCATCTGGATTTTGATTGTTAGCAGATAGTTCAAACCAATAAATGGCTTTTTCTAATAAATGATCTTGTTTGGTGGAAAAGTAGTGGCCTGCAATTGCTAGTTGAGCTTTACTATCACCTTGTTTTGCCTGTTTTAAAAGAGTAGGAGATATGCCTAGTGCATACATTTCTTTTTTATTATTAAAATAGAAAAGTTGTTTTATAAAAGATATAAAAGTCATAAATAACACCTAACAAATATAATGATGTTATAGCAATTGTTAGTATTATTTTAATATCAATAACTATAAAAAAAGCTGTTTATTCTAAAATAAACAGCTTCTTAACAATTCATAAAACAGTGCTAAAAATAACTATTGGTTATCAGCTCTGTATGGTTTATGAGTAGATGTACAACCTAGGCAGCGAGCGAAAGTTAAACGAGCAGGTTCCGCTACTAAAGCATCAGCTGCTTCACCAACATTACCACCCAATGCTGAGAAAGGTAAAGTAACTAAGAATACACCCGTTCCAATAACTGTCATTACAGCGCCTAATGGACGTGCGATTACCAAATCACCAATCATTGCATAAGCAGGTGGTGCATTGACATCAAAACGTGGGTCTTCATATTGACCTTGTTCTGTATAATCTGTAGCAGCATGAGCAGGTACAGCAATTATACCTAGAGCAAGAACAAATGTAGTAGCAATCCGGCGAAGAGTATTCATTAACTCGATCCTTCTTATAAGAACAATTCATAAACTTGTTAACAGCATTATAACATAAAGTGACTATTAGCTAATAGTTGATGTTATATTTTTAACACTTATACAACTTATTTACTACCATATAGATCAATATTTTTGTAATAAATAAGTAGTTACAGAAAAATTATACAGCATTTTATTAAAAAGGAGCAGGACTTTCAAAGAATAATCTTTCTTTTGTGGTTGGATGAGTAATAGATAGTTCAGTAGCATGTAGACAAAGTCGTGGTTGTTTTTCTAAAGCATCTTCATGAGCATATAGCTTATCGCCTAAAATAGGATGACCAATAGATAATAGATGGACACGTAATTGATGTGATCTACCAGTGATTGGTGTTAATTCTAAACGGCTATGATGATCGTGGCGTTGCAATACTTTCCAAAAGGTAAGAGCATGGCGACCTTGTTGGTAATCTACAATATGGCGTGGTTTGTTAATAGGGTCATAACGTAACGGTAAATCAATAGAGCCACTGTCTAAACTTGGTGTTCCCCAACATAAAGCAGTGTATGATTTTTGAGTTTCTCGATCTTGAAATTGTCGCGAAAGCTCTCGATGACTATCAGGATCACGTGCTATGACTAGTAAGCCAGAAGTTTCCCAATCCAGTCTATGAACTATCAAAGCTTCTGGATAGCCATTTTGTTGCAAGCGAGTGATTAAACAGTCTTTATTATCTTCAGCGCGACCAGGTACAGAGAGTAGATAGGGTGGCTTATTAACGATAAAAAAAGAAGGGCACTCATAAATTATTTCGATAGAAGATAACGGCATAAATATCTCTTTATATCAAATTAAAAATAACTATATTGAGTAGTAAAGAATAAGGCGCTAATTGATTAGCGCCCTTCAGATTCAGGTAGAGTAATATTTAACTCAAGTACTGAACAGTTATCTTGAGTGGCTAGCTCTACTTGTATTTGATCCTGTTCAATAGGAATATATTTACGAATTACATCCAGTAAATCTTTCTGTAATTGTGGTAAATAATCAGGTTGCGATTGCCTTCCACGTTCGTGAGCAACAATGATTTGTAAACGTTCCTTAGCGATAGAAGCAGTACTAGGTTGCTTTTTGCTTCGGAAGAAATCTAGAATACTCATTCATTACCTCCGAATAAGCGTTGAAAAATTCCTTTCTTAGGCAACTCTAAGAAACGGTAAGGTACAGTTTTACCTAGCAATCTATCTACAGCATCATTATAAGCTTGGCCTGCATCACTTTGATCATCTAATACCACAGGGATCCCTTGGTTAGATGCTTTAAGAATAGCTTTTGATTCAGGAATAACCCCAATCAGTTCAATGGATAGAATTTCTTTTACGTCTTCAATACCTAGCATTTCGCCTTTTTCTACACGTTCAGGAGAGTAACGGGTAACTAATAGATGTTCTTTAATAGGTGTTTCGTTCTTTTCAGCACGGCGTGATTTACTGGCTAAGATACCTAACATACGATCAGAATCACGTACAGAAGAAACTTCAGGATTAGTCACTACCACCGCTTCATCTGCAAAATACATAGCAAGATGGGCACCTTTTTCAATACCAGCAGGAGAGTCACAGATAATATAGTCAAAGGTTTCAGAAAGTTCGTTAATGACTTTTTCAACACCTTCTACTGTTAAAGCGTCTTTATCACGGGTTTGACTGGCTGCAAGAATAAAAAGATTTTCTACGCGCTTATCTTTAATTAATGCTTGGGTAAGCGTTGCATCGCCATTAATAACATTAACAAAGTCATATACCACGCGGCGTTCACAACCCATGATTAAGTCAAGGTTTCTTAAACCTACGTCAAAATCAATAACAGCTGTTTTTAAACCACGCAAGGCTAATCCTGTACCTATTGCTGCACTTGTAGTTGTTTTCCCTACGCCACCTTTACCAGAAGTGACTACAATAATTTTGGCCAAGCTCTCACCTCAATATAATAAATTTAGTTAATAGATGATAAAACTATAAAATTGTCGGACATGATAACCTTTTATAAACACCTTTTAAAGTCTAATCATACTTAAGAAAGGGGGGTAATAGTTAATTGATTTCCTTCAAGACATAACTGTGCAGGTTTTCCCCATAGAGGATGTCGTCTCAGTTCTTCCTCAGTAATCATCTGTCCTGCAATAGAAATAAGTTCGCCCGTTAATCGGGAGCAAAAAATACGTGCTTTATTGTTACCATGAAAGCCCGCCATCGCTCTGCCGCGCATAATACCGTAAATATGAATATTGCCATCTGCTATTAGCTCTGCACCAGTACTGATATTAGAGGTTACAATTAAGTCACCATCATCAGCTTTGATTTGTTGACCACTACGCACAGGCGTAGAAACAATCATGGTTGGTATTGCTTGCTGTTTAGCTTTGTTTGTTTCTGTAGGTGCAGTTGATGCTTGTTCGTCAAATGCGCTTTCATAAGTGATGATTGCTTCATTGCTCAGTTCAGGTATATTTTCGCTACTTGTTAGAGCAGTATCAACAGCTTGCTGTGTTTCTTCAATAGGTAGTTGCTGTTGTCCATCATCAGGCACTTGTTGTTCAGCTTCAGGTGTTTCAACTATAGGTTCTGTTGCAGTTGGTTCTGCAACAACAGGACGGTTAACTGCAATTTCAATAAGTTTTTCTCTAGCGCCTGTTGGAGGTAATACCACTAAACCTAATTTATGGGCTGTTGCCACTGATTTTTCATCATCTGTACGCAAGCCCATGAGCTGAATATTGAATTCTTTAAAAAGTGTAAGTAACCCTTTAAGTTCTACTCTTGTTAAAGGCATATCTAGTTTGTCAATACTCAGTACCATAGGAATGGTACCAAAAAACTCAGGCGCCTCTTTAACCTTGGCGGTGAGTTCTTTGGTTAAGCGTTCAATATTAAAATGAGCAAGTTCAAATACAGTAATGGCGAGCATGGTTCCTTTAAGTTGAAAGGTGGGCTGTTGGGAGGTATCAGAAAATGGTTTGCTCATACTATGTCCATTGTCAATTTAAAATTAGTGCGAAATTATAGTACAAATCAGTGGCTAATAGATAATAAACTTAGGTTTTATTTAAAAGTTTGTGGTGTCCTAGCAACTGCATAAATATCCACTCTTGTAGCACCTGCTTGATAGAGTATTTTAGCTAAAGTATTAGCTGTTGCACCTGTGGTAACAACATCGTCAATAATCGCTAAATGTAAACCTTGGATATTAATAGAGTTATTGATATTAAAAACGTTTTTTAAATTGTGTAAGCGTTTTCTAGCAGAAAGCTGCTGTTGTGGAGGTGTATCAATTACCCTCGTTAGTAGATGGTAATGAATGGGTATCATTAAATTTTTACCTAACCATTTAGCAAGCATTTCTGCTTGGTTGAAACCTCGTCGTCGTAATCGTTTTTTAGCTTGTGGTACAGGGATTAAGTAGTGTGGTTTAGCTAAGCCATTATGATAATTTTGTTGCAAATATTCAGTTAGTAGCGATGCTAGTAAATGCCCCATAGGCCATTGTTGTTGATATTTAAATTTAGTAATTAACTGGGCAATAGGGAAGTCATACCGAAAAGGAGCTATAACTTTATGATAATTAGGAGGCTGTTGTAGACATTGTCCACAAACACCTTGATAAGGAATAGGAAGTCCACAATTTTGACAGCCTTGTATTATTGAAGGTAAATCGCTTCTACAATCAGTACAAATAGTTAATGTATCGTTTTTAATGGTTGTTAAACACAATAAACAACTAGGTTGTAACGTAAACCAAAAGGGCTTAAGCTTTTTGAGGATAGTAAACAAGCGATTAGTCATAAACTTAATATGTTATATCAACAATATACCAACGTTTAATACCTGTTGGTGTTTGTACAATTACTTCTGTGTCTAATGTTTTTCCTAGTAATGCTCTCGCTAAAGGGGAGTCAATACTAATATGGTTTTTTTTTAAATCTAGTTCATCTGGGCCAACAATACGGCAACGCATTTCTGTTCCATGCTCATCTTCTAAACTAACCCATGCAGCAAAATAAACCTTTGTTTGATCAGTGGGAGGTTGGTCTACAACTTTTAGTGCTTCCAAACGCTTAGTTAAAAAACGAACACGGCTATCTATTTCCCGTAGCATTTTCTTACCATAGGTATATTCAGCATTCTCTGAACGATCACCTTGAGCCGCTGCCTCACTAACAGACTGAGTGATCTTGGGGCGTTTTACATGCCATAGCTCATGCAATTCGGCTCGTAGTTTGGCTTCACCTTCTGGGGTAATTAAAGCTGTACCAGCTTTTCGTGGTGGACGATAACGGCTCATAAATTTTCTAATATTTCATCAGTCTAAGTAAATTATCCTTCGCGCAATACTTGTAGGGGGCTACTGTTAATAGTACGTCGAGTACCCCATACACCAATACAACCGATAAGTATTGCGCCAATCACAGGTAATATCAATAACCAAGGATGAAAGTGCCAACTGATTTTTAAAGTAAAGTGATACAGTAATCCACTAATTACTTCACAACCAATAGCAGCCAAACCACCTGCCATAGCACCTAGTAAGGCAAATTCGGCTATTTGTGTTTGTTTTAATAGTTGTCTTTTTGCGCCTAGCGCTCGTAATAAAGCACCTTGCCGAATACGATTATCCAGTGTCGACTGTAAGCCTGCAAATAGCACAGTAATACCTGCAAATAAGACAAATAATAAAATATATTCTACCGCAATGGTTACTTGGGCGAGAATGCTATTAAGCTGTTTTAATAAACCATCAATATCCAATAAGGTAACAGTGGGGAAGTTTCTAGCTAGTTCAACAATTTCTTTATCATTGCCAGTTGGGATATAAAAGCTTGTTAAATAAGTTGCAGGTATATTTTGTACACTTTCTGGGTCAAAGATTACAAAAAAGTTTGGTTGAAAATTATCCCAATTGATTTTGCGTGTACTGGTCATAATGGTTTTATATTCAACACCACCAATAACAAAGGTTAATTGGTCGCCTATATTAGCTCCTAGGCTTTTTGCTAACTCGTCTTCTAACGAAACTTTAATTACTGATTGGTCATCACTTGTTTCAGACCACCATGTGCCACTGGTAATAATATTTTCACTGGGTAGAGTTGCT
Encoded proteins:
- a CDS encoding cytochrome ubiquinol oxidase subunit I encodes the protein MIDGSAVDLARLQFAITGMYHFIFVPLTLGLVWILVIMESVYVITGKEIYKEMTKFWGKLFGINFALGVTTGITMEFQFGTNWAYYSHYVGDIFGAPLAIEGLMAFFLESTMIGLFFFGWNRLSKGKHLMVTILLALGSNLSAVLILIANGWMQDPLGAHFNPITMRMELNSFVDIVFNPMAQEKFVHTVSAGYVTGSMFVLGISGWYLLKGKHIEFAKRSFCIAAAFGIASSLSVVILGDESGYSVTQSQKSKLAALEGMWETEEAPAGFTLFAIPDEEAETNHYEIRIPYVLGIISTRSFDTKLPGIKDIRTQNEQRIISGIEAVKALNILKDKTKTTEHAAATKQLQAHQADLGYGLLVHQYVEKVEDATPAIITQAAHDSVPKVTPLFWSFRVMVALGFLFIFMFIYAFRLSIKDTMQEKRWFLKFCLYAIPLPWVAIMCGWFLAEYGRQPWTVFGVLPTYLSPSSVGAGSVLASLIGFVVFYTGLLVAEMYLMFKYARLGPVVLTEPVK
- a CDS encoding DUF2946 domain-containing protein, producing MFKRKALQRFNIYLGLFAILLITICPVITQTIALLGESYQKTPHHSPSLNHFECASQFYKENHLNPSDFLETKKEPPLFTNHTSNQSDDFATIVNCGYCDLLHTASILVAFYITLFETPKSQTVIRVTDPYILSLNYWSILSRAPPSIKAIV
- the hcp gene encoding hydroxylamine reductase — its product is MYCVQCEQTMRTTQGNGCSYAKGMCGKTAETSDLQDLLIATLQSLSAWAIKANELNIIDKEVNLFSPKAFFSTLTNVNFDSNRIIEYTIEAIQLRDRLIKQCQTKDAAAHLEHPLALLQLQGNTIKVLQEQAKAFSLKAKKEISEDIHGLRMLCLYGLKGAAAYMEHAHVLGQADDNIHLQYHQIMSWLGTEPTDINTLLDNAMAIGEMNFGVMALLDKGETTNFGDPIPSTVNTKPVKGKCIVVSGHDLKDLYALLKQTEGKGINVYTHGEMLPAHAYPAFHKFKHLVGNYGSAWQNQQTEFAGFPGPIIMTSNCIIDPNVGNYQDRIWTRSMVGWPDVKHIADRDFTNVITQALSLPGFQHTELEHPITIGFARKTLLGAADTVLNLVSQHKLRHIFLIGGCDGSRDERNYYNEFAMNVPQDCAILTLGCGKYRFNKESFGDIEGLPRLIDVGQCNDAYSAVMLAVHLSERLGCTVNDLPLTLVLSWFEQKAIVILLTLLSLGVKNIFAGPTLPAFLTPNLINIIVEKFELHPTTIAQQDLNKILAA
- a CDS encoding tetratricopeptide repeat protein: MTFISFIKQLFYFNNKKEMYALGISPTLLKQAKQGDSKAQLAIAGHYFSTKQDHLLEKAIYWFELSANNQNPDAMFSLATLYYRGLGTKQDLSKALNWYQQAAKLGQPKAIKTINNVIIEILKQKAEQDDNEAMYELANHYLTGDIVETDYQMAKYWYEKAVELGNTKALVNLASLYDNGLGTLKNPEKAANLYLKAAKNHNDTAMLNIGILYLTGEGVDKDINEAIYWLEKAYQQGNAKAAYNLGTIYYFGEVIPQNYSKAINYFLEAAKAGSSDAIYNLGIIYQTGEGTQQDANQAKSWFKQASLLGHEKATYQLNTTQLNQYKEEAATGNRQAIKNYINLCAAAKIKIDNKQLIDWLYKAADTGDSYAMIDIGNFYANGTVPFSQDYQQAMNWFIKASELNNDQAMNLIGSAYLAGQGVEQNKQLAMQWFEKAATLNNDKAMLNIANIYLHDKSIASHYQQAYYWLTKAAELGNHAAMQSLSYLYQHGLGVDKDLQKADYWQQQAKH
- a CDS encoding multidrug transporter, whose translation is MNTLRRIATTFVLALGIIAVPAHAATDYTEQGQYEDPRFDVNAPPAYAMIGDLVIARPLGAVMTVIGTGVFLVTLPFSALGGNVGEAADALVAEPARLTFARCLGCTSTHKPYRADNQ
- a CDS encoding RluA family pseudouridine synthase, whose product is MPLSSIEIIYECPSFFIVNKPPYLLSVPGRAEDNKDCLITRLQQNGYPEALIVHRLDWETSGLLVIARDPDSHRELSRQFQDRETQKSYTALCWGTPSLDSGSIDLPLRYDPINKPRHIVDYQQGRHALTFWKVLQRHDHHSRLELTPITGRSHQLRVHLLSIGHPILGDKLYAHEDALEKQPRLCLHATELSITHPTTKERLFFESPAPF
- the minE gene encoding cell division topological specificity factor MinE produces the protein MSILDFFRSKKQPSTASIAKERLQIIVAHERGRQSQPDYLPQLQKDLLDVIRKYIPIEQDQIQVELATQDNCSVLELNITLPESEGR
- the minD gene encoding septum site-determining protein MinD, which gives rise to MAKIIVVTSGKGGVGKTTTSAAIGTGLALRGLKTAVIDFDVGLRNLDLIMGCERRVVYDFVNVINGDATLTQALIKDKRVENLFILAASQTRDKDALTVEGVEKVINELSETFDYIICDSPAGIEKGAHLAMYFADEAVVVTNPEVSSVRDSDRMLGILASKSRRAEKNETPIKEHLLVTRYSPERVEKGEMLGIEDVKEILSIELIGVIPESKAILKASNQGIPVVLDDQSDAGQAYNDAVDRLLGKTVPYRFLELPKKGIFQRLFGGNE
- the minC gene encoding septum site-determining protein MinC, which translates into the protein MSKPFSDTSQQPTFQLKGTMLAITVFELAHFNIERLTKELTAKVKEAPEFFGTIPMVLSIDKLDMPLTRVELKGLLTLFKEFNIQLMGLRTDDEKSVATAHKLGLVVLPPTGAREKLIEIAVNRPVVAEPTATEPIVETPEAEQQVPDDGQQQLPIEETQQAVDTALTSSENIPELSNEAIITYESAFDEQASTAPTETNKAKQQAIPTMIVSTPVRSGQQIKADDGDLIVTSNISTGAELIADGNIHIYGIMRGRAMAGFHGNNKARIFCSRLTGELISIAGQMITEEELRRHPLWGKPAQLCLEGNQLTITPLS
- a CDS encoding ComF family protein; the encoded protein is MTNRLFTILKKLKPFWFTLQPSCLLCLTTIKNDTLTICTDCRSDLPSIIQGCQNCGLPIPYQGVCGQCLQQPPNYHKVIAPFRYDFPIAQLITKFKYQQQWPMGHLLASLLTEYLQQNYHNGLAKPHYLIPVPQAKKRLRRRGFNQAEMLAKWLGKNLMIPIHYHLLTRVIDTPPQQQLSARKRLHNLKNVFNINNSINIQGLHLAIIDDVVTTGATANTLAKILYQAGATRVDIYAVARTPQTFK
- the greB gene encoding transcription elongation factor GreB, whose amino-acid sequence is MSRYRPPRKAGTALITPEGEAKLRAELHELWHVKRPKITQSVSEAAAQGDRSENAEYTYGKKMLREIDSRVRFLTKRLEALKVVDQPPTDQTKVYFAAWVSLEDEHGTEMRCRIVGPDELDLKKNHISIDSPLARALLGKTLDTEVIVQTPTGIKRWYIVDITY